The following coding sequences lie in one Lolium perenne isolate Kyuss_39 chromosome 2, Kyuss_2.0, whole genome shotgun sequence genomic window:
- the LOC127334005 gene encoding AP2-like ethylene-responsive transcription factor CRL5 isoform X1, with product MTNNNSNNGNGGSNSAASWLGFSLSQHIDDHQHVQHQQQQQHQGLFYPSSVAAAYSLGTDVASGGYYSQLASMPLKSDGSLCIMEALRRTDQQDHHGPKLEDFLGAGQPAMALSLDNTSSFYYYGGGGGGGGGVHHGNGHGGGGFLQQSYDLYGGATAVAAEEDAAAATAMASWVQAARGATSAYATAENVLSIAAGAGQQQQQHLHGHHHPLALSMSSAGSLSSCVTAGAEYGSVVAAAAADGGRKRGGATAGQKQPVHHRKSIDTFGQRTSQYRGVTSRHRWTGRYEAHLWDNSCKKEGQTRKGRQVYLGGYDMEEKAARAYDQAALKYWGPSTHINFPLEDYQQELEEMKNMTRQEYVAHLRRKSSGFSRGASMYRGVTRHHQHGRWQARIGRVSGNKDLYLGTFGTQEEAAEAYDIAAIKFRGLNAVTNFDITRYDVDKIMASNTLLPGELARRNKDATAAPPLPLPSPDDGAASALVPLSTQTQRTDAGGRGHHQDVLSSGEAFSALHDLVTVDGQAAQGGNGAHVHMSMSAASSLVTSLSNSREESPDRGGGLSMLFAKPQQQQQQQQATTLAPSPKLMSTLAPLGSWASSARPAAVSIAQMPMFAAWSDA from the exons ATGACAAACAACAATAGCAACAATGGCAATGGCGGCAGCAACTCGGCGGCGAGCTGGCTGGGCTTCTCGCTCTCGCAGCACATAGACGACCACCAGCATGTGCAGCACCAGCAACAGCAACAGCACCAGGGCCTCTTCTACCCCAGCTCTGTCGCCGCCGCCTACAGCCTAGGCACCGACGTGGCCAGCGGCGGGTATTACTCGCAGCTGGCATCCATGCCGCTCAAGTCCGACGGTTCCCTCTGCATCATGGAAGCTCTCCGAAGAACCGATCAACAGGATCACCACG GGCCGAAGCTGGAGGACTTTCTTGGAGCGGGGCAGCCAGCGATGGCGCTGAGCCTGGACAACACCTCCAGCTTCTACTACTACGGGGGcggaggcggtggtggtggcggtgtgcACCACGGGAACGGCCACGGTGGCGGTGGCTTCCTGCAACAGTCGTACGACTTGTACGGCGGTGCTACGGCGGTAGCGGccgaggaggacgcggcggcggccaCGGCCATGGCGAGCTGGGTGCAGGCCGCGCGCGGCGCGACGAGCGCGTACGCGACGGCCGAGAACGTGCTGTCCATTGCGGCAGGAGCAGgccaacagcagcagcagcaccttCACGGGCACCACCACCCGCTGGCCCTGTCCATGAGCTCCGCCGGGTCGCTGTCCAGTTGCGTGACCGCGGGGGCCGAGTACGggtccgtggtcgccgccgcagCGGCGGACGGCGGGCGGAAGCGCGGCGGCGCGACGGCGGGGCAGAAGCAGCCAGTGCACCACCGCAAGTCCATCGACACGTTCGGGCAGCGGACGTCGCAGTACCGGGGCGTCACCAG CAGGCATAGGTGGACGGGGCGGTATGAGGCGCACCTGTGGGACAACAGCTGCAAGAAGGAAGGGCAGACCAGGAAAGGGAGGCAAG TTTATCTCG GAGGGTACGACATGGAGGAGAAGGCGGCTCGGGCGTACGACCAGGCAGCACTCAAGTACTGGGGCCCTTCCACCCACATCAACTTCCCC CTGGAGGATTACCAGCAGGAGCTGGAGGAGATGAAGAACATGACGAGGCAGGAGTACGTGGCACACCTCAGAAG GAAGAGCAGCGGCTTCTCTCGCGGCGCGTCCATGTACCGCGGCGTGACCCGGCACCACCAGCACGGGCGGTGGCAGGCGCGCATCGGCCGCGTCTCCGGCAACAAAGACCTCTACCTCGGCACCTTCG GGacgcaggaggaggcggcggaggcgtACGACATCGCCGCCATCAAGTTCCGGGGACTCAACGCCGTCACCAACTTCGACATCACGCGCTACGACGTCGACAAGATCATGGCCAGCAACACGCTCCTCCCCGGAGAGCTCGCCAGGCGAAACAAGGACGCTACCGCCGCGCCGCCACTGCCCCTGCCATCCCCTGACGACGGCGCCGCCTCCGCCCTGGTGCCCCTGTCCACTCAGACTCAGAGGACGGACGCCGGCGGCCGCGGCCACCACCAAGACGTCCTCTCCTCGGGCGAGGCCTTCTCGGCGCTGCATGACCTGGTCACCGTCGACGGCCAAGCCGCGCAGGGGGGCAACGGTGCGCACGTGCATATGTCCATGTCGGCCGCGTCGTCGCTGGTTACGAGCCTGAGCAACTCCCGCGAGGAGAGCCCGGACCGGGGCGGCGGCCTCTCCATGCTCTTCGCCAagccgcagcagcagcagcagcagcagcaggcgaCCACCCTGGCGCCGTCCCCGAAACTCATGAGCACCCTGGCGCCGTTGGGCTCCTGGGCGTCGTCGGCGCGACCGGCAGCCGTCTCCATCGCTCAAATGCCCATGTTCGCCGCGTGGAGCGACGCATGA
- the LOC127334005 gene encoding AP2-like ethylene-responsive transcription factor CRL5 isoform X2 encodes MTNNNSNNGNGGSNSAASWLGFSLSQHIDDHQHVQHQQQQQHQGLFYPSSVAAAYSLGTDVASGGYYSQLASMPLKSDGSLCIMEALRRTDQQDHHGPKLEDFLGAGQPAMALSLDNTSSFYYYGGGGGGGGGVHHGNGHGGGGFLQQSYDLYGGATAVAAEEDAAAATAMASWVQAARGATSAYATAENVLSIAAGAGQQQQQHLHGHHHPLALSMSSAGSLSSCVTAGAEYGSVVAAAAADGGRKRGGATAGQKQPVHHRKSIDTFGQRTSQYRGVTRHRWTGRYEAHLWDNSCKKEGQTRKGRQVYLGGYDMEEKAARAYDQAALKYWGPSTHINFPLEDYQQELEEMKNMTRQEYVAHLRRKSSGFSRGASMYRGVTRHHQHGRWQARIGRVSGNKDLYLGTFGTQEEAAEAYDIAAIKFRGLNAVTNFDITRYDVDKIMASNTLLPGELARRNKDATAAPPLPLPSPDDGAASALVPLSTQTQRTDAGGRGHHQDVLSSGEAFSALHDLVTVDGQAAQGGNGAHVHMSMSAASSLVTSLSNSREESPDRGGGLSMLFAKPQQQQQQQQATTLAPSPKLMSTLAPLGSWASSARPAAVSIAQMPMFAAWSDA; translated from the exons ATGACAAACAACAATAGCAACAATGGCAATGGCGGCAGCAACTCGGCGGCGAGCTGGCTGGGCTTCTCGCTCTCGCAGCACATAGACGACCACCAGCATGTGCAGCACCAGCAACAGCAACAGCACCAGGGCCTCTTCTACCCCAGCTCTGTCGCCGCCGCCTACAGCCTAGGCACCGACGTGGCCAGCGGCGGGTATTACTCGCAGCTGGCATCCATGCCGCTCAAGTCCGACGGTTCCCTCTGCATCATGGAAGCTCTCCGAAGAACCGATCAACAGGATCACCACG GGCCGAAGCTGGAGGACTTTCTTGGAGCGGGGCAGCCAGCGATGGCGCTGAGCCTGGACAACACCTCCAGCTTCTACTACTACGGGGGcggaggcggtggtggtggcggtgtgcACCACGGGAACGGCCACGGTGGCGGTGGCTTCCTGCAACAGTCGTACGACTTGTACGGCGGTGCTACGGCGGTAGCGGccgaggaggacgcggcggcggccaCGGCCATGGCGAGCTGGGTGCAGGCCGCGCGCGGCGCGACGAGCGCGTACGCGACGGCCGAGAACGTGCTGTCCATTGCGGCAGGAGCAGgccaacagcagcagcagcaccttCACGGGCACCACCACCCGCTGGCCCTGTCCATGAGCTCCGCCGGGTCGCTGTCCAGTTGCGTGACCGCGGGGGCCGAGTACGggtccgtggtcgccgccgcagCGGCGGACGGCGGGCGGAAGCGCGGCGGCGCGACGGCGGGGCAGAAGCAGCCAGTGCACCACCGCAAGTCCATCGACACGTTCGGGCAGCGGACGTCGCAGTACCGGGGCGTCACCAG GCATAGGTGGACGGGGCGGTATGAGGCGCACCTGTGGGACAACAGCTGCAAGAAGGAAGGGCAGACCAGGAAAGGGAGGCAAG TTTATCTCG GAGGGTACGACATGGAGGAGAAGGCGGCTCGGGCGTACGACCAGGCAGCACTCAAGTACTGGGGCCCTTCCACCCACATCAACTTCCCC CTGGAGGATTACCAGCAGGAGCTGGAGGAGATGAAGAACATGACGAGGCAGGAGTACGTGGCACACCTCAGAAG GAAGAGCAGCGGCTTCTCTCGCGGCGCGTCCATGTACCGCGGCGTGACCCGGCACCACCAGCACGGGCGGTGGCAGGCGCGCATCGGCCGCGTCTCCGGCAACAAAGACCTCTACCTCGGCACCTTCG GGacgcaggaggaggcggcggaggcgtACGACATCGCCGCCATCAAGTTCCGGGGACTCAACGCCGTCACCAACTTCGACATCACGCGCTACGACGTCGACAAGATCATGGCCAGCAACACGCTCCTCCCCGGAGAGCTCGCCAGGCGAAACAAGGACGCTACCGCCGCGCCGCCACTGCCCCTGCCATCCCCTGACGACGGCGCCGCCTCCGCCCTGGTGCCCCTGTCCACTCAGACTCAGAGGACGGACGCCGGCGGCCGCGGCCACCACCAAGACGTCCTCTCCTCGGGCGAGGCCTTCTCGGCGCTGCATGACCTGGTCACCGTCGACGGCCAAGCCGCGCAGGGGGGCAACGGTGCGCACGTGCATATGTCCATGTCGGCCGCGTCGTCGCTGGTTACGAGCCTGAGCAACTCCCGCGAGGAGAGCCCGGACCGGGGCGGCGGCCTCTCCATGCTCTTCGCCAagccgcagcagcagcagcagcagcagcaggcgaCCACCCTGGCGCCGTCCCCGAAACTCATGAGCACCCTGGCGCCGTTGGGCTCCTGGGCGTCGTCGGCGCGACCGGCAGCCGTCTCCATCGCTCAAATGCCCATGTTCGCCGCGTGGAGCGACGCATGA